GATCTTCTCCGGCGACATTCCGGGCTGCCTGCTGCGCATCCCCGGCACGCCGGCCTCCGCGGCCTATGCGGACGAGGCGTTCGCGATGACGCGCAAGGGCCTGGCCGAGCGAGCGCTGGGGACCAGTCTGGTCTTCTCGGTGGTCGGCGGTCTCTTCGGGACGACGGTCCTGGTGCTGGCCGCGCCGGTCCTCGCCGAGTTCGCGCTCTCCTTCTCCTCGTTCGAGTACTTCTGGCTGGTGTGCCTGGGGCTGTCGTGCGCGGTCTTCATCTCGCCGGCCTCGCCGATGAAGGGTCTCGTGTCGCTCTTCATCGGACTGCTGATCGCCACGATCGGGATCGACAATCCGGCCGGACAGCCGCGTTTCACCTTCGGCCACTACGAGCTTTTGACCGGAGTCCCCTTCATCCCCGCGATGATCGGCCTCTTCGCCGTCTCGGAGGTGATGCGGGCGGTGGTGTCGAACGGGCTGTCGCTGAAGCCGGAGGCGGGGGCGATGACGGGCATTCTGCGCGGACAGGGTGCCAACTTGCGGCGCTACTGGAAGCAGGGCCTGCGCGGCTCGGTGCTGGGCACGGCCATCGGCGCGCTGCCGGGCGCGGGGGCGGACATCGCCGCGTGGATCGCCTATGCCCTGTCCAAACGCTTCTCGAAGACGCCGAAGAAGTTCGGCACCGGCCACGAGGAGGGGCTCGCCGAGGCGGGCGCGGCCAACAACGGCGCGCTGTCGGGCGCGTGGATCCCGGCGCT
This portion of the Acuticoccus sp. I52.16.1 genome encodes:
- a CDS encoding tripartite tricarboxylate transporter permease, which gives rise to MSDLITAFGLVLDPYVLAVIAASAAFGLFVGSIPGLTATMATALLVPVTFFMDPVPAIAAIVTATAMAIFSGDIPGCLLRIPGTPASAAYADEAFAMTRKGLAERALGTSLVFSVVGGLFGTTVLVLAAPVLAEFALSFSSFEYFWLVCLGLSCAVFISPASPMKGLVSLFIGLLIATIGIDNPAGQPRFTFGHYELLTGVPFIPAMIGLFAVSEVMRAVVSNGLSLKPEAGAMTGILRGQGANLRRYWKQGLRGSVLGTAIGALPGAGADIAAWIAYALSKRFSKTPKKFGTGHEEGLAEAGAANNGALSGAWIPALVFGIPGDSITAVVIGVLYVKGMNPGPTIFIHKPELIHAVFIVFFLANLILLPFGWAAIKLSKQALRVPQRVLMPLILMFCVVGAFAITNSMYGVVIALTLGVLGFFMEENGFPVAPAILGLVLGPMLEQNFITSLIKADGSMLAFFERPIAGSLGVVTFAMWLLPLALWLYGWRRRAAQHT